The following proteins are co-located in the Clavibacter capsici genome:
- the ftsH gene encoding ATP-dependent zinc metalloprotease FtsH: MNFKKILRSPILIVVLAIVVVTVGFSLITGSGYKTITTQHGLELIQDGKVASAKIIDGEQRVDLTLTEADGDNGTMVQFNYVAQRGGEIVSAITEANPAKGFDDQVPQPSWLLSAFSILLPLLLIGFFIWIMFSGMQGGGNRVMQFGKSKAKLASKDSPKVTFADVAGSDEAIEELEEIKDFLKEPAKFQAVGARIPKGVLLYGPPGTGKTLLARAVAGEAGVPFYSISGSDFVEMFVGVGASRVRDLFEQAKQNAPAIIFVDEIDAVGRHRGAGVGGGNDEREQTLNQLLVEMDGFDVKTNVILIAATNRPDVLDPALLRPGRFDRQIGVDAPDLQGRKQILEVHGRGKPLAAGVDLEVLARKTPGFTGADLANVLNEAALLTARSDAQLIDDRALDEAVDRVMAGPQRRSRIMRDHEKLITAYHEGGHALAAAAMNNTDPVTKVTILPRGRALGYTMVLPLEDKYSVTRNELLDQLTYAMGGRVAEEIVFHDPTTGASNDIEKATSTARRMVTEYGMSAKVGSVKLGSSSGEPFLGRELGGGRDYSEDMALTVDAEVRALLDGAHDEAWQVINDNRDVLDRLATELLEKETLDHDQLAAIFADVKKLPPRPQWLSSDKRPLSDLPPVPMPQKAPIDQGVVDGAVDSEPPAGKPKRSPFPRPATA; this comes from the coding sequence ATGAACTTCAAGAAGATCCTCCGCAGCCCGATCCTCATCGTCGTCCTCGCCATCGTCGTGGTGACGGTCGGCTTCAGCCTCATCACCGGATCCGGCTACAAGACCATCACCACGCAGCACGGCCTCGAGCTGATCCAGGACGGCAAGGTCGCCTCCGCCAAGATCATCGACGGCGAGCAGCGCGTCGACCTCACGCTCACGGAGGCCGACGGCGACAACGGCACCATGGTGCAGTTCAACTACGTCGCCCAGCGCGGCGGCGAGATCGTCTCGGCCATCACGGAGGCGAACCCGGCCAAGGGCTTCGACGACCAGGTCCCGCAGCCGAGCTGGCTCCTGTCGGCGTTCAGCATCCTGCTGCCGCTCCTGCTCATCGGCTTCTTCATCTGGATCATGTTCTCCGGCATGCAGGGCGGCGGGAACCGCGTCATGCAGTTCGGCAAGTCGAAGGCGAAGCTCGCGTCCAAGGACTCCCCGAAGGTCACCTTCGCCGACGTCGCCGGGTCGGACGAGGCCATCGAGGAGCTCGAGGAGATCAAGGACTTCCTCAAGGAGCCCGCGAAGTTCCAGGCCGTCGGCGCCCGCATCCCCAAGGGCGTGCTGCTCTACGGCCCTCCCGGCACCGGCAAGACCCTGCTCGCGCGCGCCGTCGCCGGCGAGGCGGGCGTGCCCTTCTACTCGATCTCCGGATCCGACTTCGTCGAGATGTTCGTGGGCGTCGGCGCGAGCCGCGTGCGCGACCTCTTCGAGCAGGCCAAGCAGAACGCACCGGCCATCATCTTCGTCGACGAGATCGACGCCGTCGGCCGCCACCGCGGCGCCGGCGTGGGCGGCGGCAACGACGAGCGCGAGCAGACCCTCAACCAGCTCCTGGTGGAGATGGACGGCTTCGACGTCAAGACCAACGTCATCCTCATCGCGGCCACCAACCGGCCCGACGTGCTCGACCCCGCGCTGCTGCGCCCCGGTCGCTTCGACCGCCAGATCGGCGTCGACGCGCCCGACCTCCAGGGCCGCAAGCAGATCCTCGAGGTGCACGGGCGCGGCAAGCCGCTCGCCGCGGGCGTCGACCTCGAGGTGCTCGCGCGGAAGACCCCGGGCTTCACGGGCGCCGACCTCGCCAACGTCCTCAACGAGGCCGCGCTCCTCACGGCGCGCTCCGACGCGCAGCTCATCGACGACCGCGCGCTCGACGAGGCCGTGGACCGCGTCATGGCCGGGCCCCAGCGCCGCAGCCGCATCATGCGCGACCACGAGAAGCTCATCACCGCGTACCACGAGGGCGGCCACGCGCTCGCGGCGGCGGCCATGAACAACACGGATCCCGTCACCAAGGTCACGATCCTGCCCCGCGGCCGCGCCCTCGGCTACACGATGGTGCTGCCGCTGGAGGACAAGTACTCCGTCACGCGCAACGAGCTGCTCGACCAGCTCACGTACGCCATGGGCGGCCGCGTCGCCGAGGAGATCGTCTTCCACGACCCCACCACGGGCGCGTCGAACGACATCGAGAAGGCCACGTCCACGGCCCGCCGCATGGTCACCGAGTACGGCATGAGCGCCAAGGTCGGATCCGTGAAGCTCGGCTCCAGCTCCGGCGAGCCCTTCCTCGGCCGCGAGCTCGGCGGCGGACGCGACTACTCGGAGGACATGGCCCTCACGGTCGACGCCGAGGTGCGCGCGCTCCTCGACGGGGCGCACGACGAGGCCTGGCAGGTCATCAACGACAACCGCGACGTGCTCGACCGCCTCGCGACCGAGCTCCTCGAGAAGGAGACGCTCGACCACGACCAGCTCGCGGCGATCTTCGCGGACGTCAAGAAGCTGCCGCCGCGTCCGCAGTGGCTCTCGAGCGACAAGCGACCGCTGTCCGACCTGCCTCCCGTGCCCATGCCGCAGAAGGCGCCCATCGACCAGGGCGTCGTCGACGGCGCGGTCGACTCGGAGCCGCCGGCCGGCAAGCCGAAGCGCTCGCCCTTCCCGCGTCCTGCGACGGCGTGA